The genomic stretch CGGCGCACTGGAGGATCGACTCATAGTCCAGCATGGAGACGAGGCCGAAGACCGCCTGGGCCTCCGTCCACGACACGGTCCGGTATCCCTTGCGCTCCTGCGTGACATAGCCGCGGCCGCGGTACGTGACCCGCGTGCCCGCCAGCTCGCTCTCGCCGACGTCGGCCGGCACCGTGAAGACCGACAGCAGGGTGCGGCCCTTCTCGTAGAGCACGTGGGCCGCCTTGCGCTCACCGGCCTCCGCGATCCGCGCGCCGGCGAGCCGGATGCCCGCGGGCGAGAAGTCCGCCACCGTCACCCGCAGCCCCGCCCGCTGGCGGAACCACGCCTCCACCGCCGCCCGGTCCGCGGAGACGAACTCGGCCGGCTGATCGATCTGGGCATAGGCGATGTGCTTGTCCACCAGATTGCTCACCAGCGTCGCCGACGGGGAGGCACCCGGCAGCACCGCCCACATGAGCGCCGCCGCCGCTGCGGCGGCGGGGACCATGAGCCACGGGCGGATCGCCGCGACCCGCGCCGAACGGCGCAGCCGCGCGCGGAGCATGGCCCGGAACTCTGGCGGCGCCGACTCCCGCGGCTGCCTCCGAAGGAGCTGGCGGAAGCGGCGCTCCCCGGCGGCCCGGCTCCGGCAGGGCGGACACTCGGCGGCGTGGGTCTCCGCCGCGAGGGTCTCGGCCACGTCGAGCTCGCCGTCCACGAAGGGGTGCAGCCGGCTCCCGAACTCCCTGCAGTTCATTCCGACTCCTTCACGTACCCGTGCTCACGGGCGAAGCGGCCGAGGGCCTGACGGAGCAGAGCCCGACCTCTCGAGAGCCGGGACATGACCGTCCCGGGGGGACAGCCGAGCACCTGGCCGATCTCCTTGTAGGTCAAGCCCTCCAGGTCCGCCAGAATGACGGCCTCCCTGAAGATCAGCGGCAGCGCCTTGAGCGCCCGGTCCACATCGCCGTGCAGCACCGTCTGGAAGAACTCCTCCTGCGGGTGCGCCCCGCCCCCGCTCGGCTGCGTGACACTCTCGGACGCCGACTCCCACGCCGCCGGATCGTCCTCGAGCACCTCGTGCGAACCCTGCCGGATCCGGTTGAGGAACGCGTTCCTGAGAATGGTGAAGAGCCATGCGCGGCAGTTAGTGCCCGGGTTGAAGCGGTGGAAACTCCGGAAGGCGCGCAGAAAGGTCTCCTGGACCAGGTCCTCCGCCTCCGGCCGGTTGTGGGTGAGCCGGAGGGCGCTCCGGTGGAGCGCATCCAGATGGACCAGCGCCACCTCCTCGAACTCCCGCGCCCTCTCCGCCGCCCCGCCCCAGCCAAGCAACCGCATCTCGCCATGATAACCCCCGGCGCGCCCTCCGTATTCCCGACGCCACAGGCCAGGCCGCCCTGGTCAGCACGCCTCGGCGGCGGCGCCAGGAGCCAATCGCCTCGGCCGAGGGGCTGAACCGTGTCGCCGTCACGCTGTCCGGCTCGAAGATCTCGCACTTGATGACCTGGAAGTTGGGGCTGAGGTCGAAGTCCCGGGGGACGATCTGCGAGTAGTGTCGCATCGGCAGCAGCCCATGGCCGTCATCGGCGTCGGGGATCTCCTCGTCCGGGGAGCCGCCAACCCCGATCGGGGAGAGGATCGGGTATCCGACCCCCTGGAACGCCCTGGCAATCATCCCCGAGCAGATCACCTGAAGCTCGGTGCAATTGCCCAGGCACGCCTCGATGCTGCGGGCCTTCAGCGGCCCGAACTTGACCGGTGAGAGGAGCATCAGGGCCAGATCGAGCACGTTGCGGTCGTCGTACGACTTGCCGAGGTCTCCGACCACGGACTCGACGACTCGATCCAGGGCGGCCGGACCGATGCGACACGGACGGCAGACGCGGATATTGTGCCAGCGGTACTTCGCCAGCGGGGCGGCCACCACGCCCTCCTCGGTCAGCGCCTCGACGAGCAGCCGATCGGCGAGCGGCCCGAACGCGGCACGGGCCTCCTCGCCGAGGCGGCCCCCGCGGCGCAGCAGTGCGTCGCCGACATAGAGCGCGCTGTGGCTCCACTGGCTCTGGGTGGCGTACTTGACGAGCTGGCTGATCCGACGTTCCCCGTCCACGAGCACGACGTCTCCCTTCCGGATGTGCTGGTACAACCGCACCATGCGATTCGGGACCCTGAGCTCGTAGGCGGCAACCTTGCGATCGAGCCGGCGCGCGACGGCCCGTCTCAGGCGCTCCTCCAGCGCGCCGGCAAGCGATCGGAGCGCCACCGGCCATTTCATCGCAGCCTCCCTGATCGGTGCTCGAGTCACTTCGGATCGTCGGGATTCTCTCCACCCATCCGATCCATGAGCTCCTTGCAGCGTATGCCGTCACAGAAGATCAGGTCCCAGGACGCGAACAGGGCGATCAGCCCTCCCACGATGAGTATCCCGACCAGCCAGCTCATGCTCCTCTCCCGTTCTCGCCAGGCGCATCGAGCCCATCCCGTCTGGCGCCGCGGCTGAACGGCGTCCCGGTCGCGCGCGCCTCCACCGGGTCGCGCAGGACGCCCCCTGCACGGCTCGCTCGTTCATGTAACAACCCGCCCCCGGGCGGTATTCCCCCGCTTCGCGACGCGCCCAACGTCGACGGAATATTCGTGGCGGCCTGGCGGTTCGCGACAGTGGAGGCGCGGTCCGCGTGGCCAGGCTCGCGGCCTCGCTGATCCAGGAGGGAACTTCGTCAACACCGGGCAAGAGGAGACGGAAGATGCGAGTGAGCGCGGTGAGACCATGGCGTGCCGCCATCGTCCTGGCGGGTCTTCTGACGGTGGGGATGGGAACCACGGAGATCCGCGCCCAGAGCGCGGAGGAGCTGAAGCGACAGATCCAGGAGCTCGAGCGGTCGACCCGCGAGCAGGTCGAGTCGCTCAAGCGACGAATCGAGGCGCAAGAAACGCAGCGCACGGAGGAGCGGCGCGCCCAGGAGGATCGGGAGAGAACCGTCCAGACGCTCCAGGAGCAGGTCGAGCGCCAGCAGGTCGCCCTCGCGGCGCAGGAACGACGCGTCGGGCGGTTCCTCGACGGCTGGGAGAACTTCTTCGACCTTCAGGCCGGCGGCAAGCAGAGCAACAACGACCCGAGCCCGCTGGGCAAGAGTATCCAGGGCAACGTCTACGCCGGCGACCAGTTCAAGATCCGGCTGGGCGGCTCGCTCCGTCTGCACGTCCAGCACAACGATACGCCCGTTGGCGAATCCGTGTCGTCCGCCCTGCTGCCAGACACGACCGTCCCGGGCGGGGGCAACAATGGTGGCCGCGACAACTTCCGCGCCTTCGCGGGCCGGACGCGACTGAACCTCGCCATCGACGGCCCCGTCACGCTCGGAGGCAAGACCCAGGGCTTGCTGGAGTTCGACTTCAACCGACAGTTCACCGCGGGCGAGAGCGGCGCCGTCAACAATAATCCCCGCCTCCGTCACGCCTTCGGTCGGTGGCGCTTCGACGACGTCCTGGCCAAGGGGGATGAGTTCGTCCTCACCATGGGCCAGACCGGCAGCTTCGCCGACAATTCCCCCGACACCGTGGACTTCAACACCATGCTCGGCGGGCTGGGCGCTGCGCTCCGGCGAAACCCCCGGGTCGAGCTGTTGAACCGATATCCCCTGGCGCCGGGCGTCAAGCTCGTCAGCGCCATCGGTTTCGAGCGCCCCTTCTTCGGGAACGATTTCGTCGGCACGGATCTCGGTCCCGGCGACCTGAGCGGCTTCCCGGCCGTGAGCGGGGGCATCGGGCTCGAGGCCGACCGCCTGGGCTCGGACTTCGGCATCGGCAACACCAAGGTCTACGTGCGCACCACATGGGGCGAGTTCCAGGAGCGGTTCACGACGGCCGCGATTCCCGCATCGGCGTTCGGGGCCCAGACGAACTTCAGGGAGCGCGACTTCACCAACCAGGCGGTTCACGGCACGCTCATCCTCGACCGCATCGGCTTCAACAGGACCGGGCGCGCGGGGACGCTCAAGCTGCAGGGGGGCGGGGTCTGGGCGCGCGGCGACGCGCTTCACCTCAACTCGGAGTTCGGCCCGCGCGTCATCCTGGACGATGACGGCCGGCTCGCGCCCGCCCAGAGCGCCGGAGGGTGGATCAACCCCATCCTGTGGTTGACGGACACGCTGAGCCTCCGCTGGGCCGGCGGGATCCAGTCCCTGCTCGACGACGATCGCCCCGTGATCAGCGGCGCCCCGGTGGCGGGGAGCGCGTTCCCGACCGCCTTCTTCCGGACGCTGAACCGCCAGTCGGAGATCAGCCTCTGGTGGACGCCCGGGCCGTTCACCTTCTCCCTGGCGTACAACCACACCCTCACCCACTTCAAGCGCGTGAACGCGCTCGGTGGCTCCGAGAGCCGGGAGAACGAGAACAACAAGGTCGAGCTCATCACCTGGTTCAGCTTCTGAGGCGTGCGGTCGGGCTTGGCGTCTCCGGCGTCACAGCGGGAATATCCGGCCCGGAGGCGGGTTATTGGGGGTGGAGTGGTATGGTGATTGACCACGGGCTTCAGCCGATGATCCTCTTCGACGTTCCCGGGCCGGCGGGCGCGGCATTCACGACGCGAGCGCAGCGACTCGCGTTCTGGATCAACGCGTACAATACCCTGGTGGCCCGGGGGATCCCCGCGCTGGAGATCCGTCGGTCGATCTGGGATGTGCCGGATTTCTTTGACCGCATCCGCCTTCGCGCGGGCCACCTCGTCTTCAGCCTGAACGAGATCGAGCACGGTCTGCTCCGGGGAAACCGCCCTCACCCCCTGTCGACTCACGCCTCTCGAGCCGCGCATCCACTTCGCGATCAGCTGCGGGGCTCGTTCCTGCCCGCAGGTCCAGACCTATGACCCAGCGGGCCTGGACGAGCAGCTGGACGAAGCGACACGGGCATTCGTCAACCGGGAGGTGACCCTCGAGGGGCAGACGGTGACGGCCTCGCCGATCTTCCACTGGTTCCGCGCGGACTTCGAGGAGGCGCCCGGCGGCCTCGCGGGATTCCTTGCGCGGTACCTCGAGGATGGGCCCGCGCGGCGGGCCATCATCGAGCGCGGCCTTGGGGATATCGCGTGGGGGGCGTACGACTGGAGCGTGCCGCCGCCGGGACAGGCCCTCGGCGGCCAGGAGGATGGATGGACCGCGCCGGCGTGACGCTCGGGGCCCTGGCCGGGCTGGTCGGAATCGCGTGCTGCGTGAGCCCGGTGGTCCTGGTGCTGCTGGGACTGAGCTCGGTCTCGTTCGCGATCGGCCTGGGGAACACGCTCTACTACGAGTACGGGTGGTATTTCCGCGGCGCGGCGTTGCTCCTGGCCGCCGGCGGCGTCGTGGGCATCCTCCGGAGGCGAGGATCATGCACCTTGCGAGGCGCCCGAGCGCAGTGGCGGCTCGTGAGCAGCGTGGTCCTGCTGATGGTGATCGTGTACGCGGCGCTGTATGGCCTCACCGCCTACCTGGCGCGCGCCGCAACATGAGGGAGGTCCGGATGAGCACTCCAGAACAGAAACCCGTGCCCTGCTGACCGTCCTCGCTGCTTGCCCTTCTCGTGTGGAAGGGAGTGTCCGCGGCGGGACGGCTGGCGTGGCGAGGCC from Candidatus Rokuibacteriota bacterium encodes the following:
- a CDS encoding DUF547 domain-containing protein, whose protein sequence is MVIDHGLQPMILFDVPGPAGAAFTTRAQRLAFWINAYNTLVARGIPALEIRRSIWDVPDFFDRIRLRAGHLVFSLNEIEHGLLRGNRPHPLSTHASRAAHPLRDQLRGSFLPAGPDL
- a CDS encoding zf-HC2 domain-containing protein, which encodes MNCREFGSRLHPFVDGELDVAETLAAETHAAECPPCRSRAAGERRFRQLLRRQPRESAPPEFRAMLRARLRRSARVAAIRPWLMVPAAAAAAALMWAVLPGASPSATLVSNLVDKHIAYAQIDQPAEFVSADRAAVEAWFRQRAGLRVTVADFSPAGIRLAGARIAEAGERKAAHVLYEKGRTLLSVFTVPADVGESELAGTRVTYRGRGYVTQERKGYRTVSWTEAQAVFGLVSMLDYESILQCADTLRSERSREARL